The Taeniopygia guttata chromosome 9, bTaeGut7.mat, whole genome shotgun sequence genome segment AGACATGGAGCCAAAACACGTGCGAGATGTAAGAGCAGCACAGCTTCCTCCACCAGGATGAAATGTGGGCTCCTTATCCTGCATATCCACCTGGTCCTGGCTTTCCCTCCTGCCTTGGGGAGACCCCGAGACCCCGCAGAGCTCGGCTGGGGCTGGCAAGGAaggggctggctggggaagAGGTGTCCAGGCAGCTGCAGATCAGACGCTGCCGCGCTGCCTTTGGGCAAGGAGCGCTTCCAAGCCCGGTGGGAACCAGCGCTGCCTCCGCAGCAACACGGCCCCGCCGGGGTCAGCAGCTCATTAAACTCCTCTCTGCCCGGAGGAGAGGGGATTGGAGGGGGTCTGGCTCCCTGATGCTCACGTGGAGCACTGAGGGGTTCAAGCAGCCCGGGATCGCGAGACCGGTGCTGCTGACTCAAGCTTATCCCTGTTCTGCATGTGACGCTCTGTTAAAATTTACCCCAGCTGCTTCTCCCTGTGCTTTTGGAGGCTGACGTGAGATTTCAACCCTGTGCTGGGGTGGTTGGTACCTGATCTGAGTCGGGCTGTGCCCAAACTCTGCCCCTGTGTCAGAGCTGGGACGTGTCAGCGCTTCCATCCGATGTTCTGGGTGCCAGTGAAGccacccagagaagctgtggctgccccatccctacaagtgtccaaggccgggttggatggggcttggagcaacttgggatagtgggaggtgtgCCCTCTGTCAGCAGGGAGGTAGAATTGGATGatctttaaatcccttccaacccaaaccttcccACGACTCTAtgattttctctctccctcaccccccctttttttttcttttttaatttttttttctttttcccagccAAGCGGAGGCCGAGGCCACATCCAGGTGTTTGAGAAGGGAGACTTTGGCGGGCAGATGTTCGAAGCCACTGAAGACTGCCCCTCCATCATGGAGGAGTGGCACATGCGTGAGGTGCACGCCTGCAGGGTGCTGGAAGGTGTTTGGGTGTTCTACGAGCATCCCAACTACCGGGGCCGGCAGTACGTGCTGCCCAAGGGCGAGTACCACAAGCCCGTGGAGTGGGGCGCGGCCAGCCCCGCCGTGCAGTCCTTCCGCAGCATCTCCGAGTGAGCCAGCCCCGCCAACGCGCTGCACACCCCCAATAAAGCAACTGAGTCGCTCAGCTCCGCCTTGTCCCGCTTATTCCCGGGGTTTGGGTGTGACATGTCCTGCCTCCTGGAAGATGGGGTGGAGCACAGCCTTCTGTGCCTCATTGTCCCCCCGTTGCCCATCCCCTGTCTCTCTGATCCTTTAGGAAAAAGTCACCCCGATGCTGGAGTTTGTGCTCCAGCCTTTGGCCATCCCGGTGGAGCAGTGGGACCACACATCCCTGGGTGCCAGTTTTCGGTGGTGGCTGCGGGTGGCTGGGTCTGTCATGTCCCTGTGGAGTCCCTGCCTGCTCTCTTGCTGTTCCATGGTGGCTTGGGAGAAGGGAAGAGGTTTTTGCCAGTGCCATGTGTCCTCCTGGACagcctgagcaggcagctgctgtccTGGTACTGGATGAGTTTGTGCTTCTCATGATGCATGGGGTGACAGGACTGGGAAAAAATTGAGCTCTCAGATGGAGCTGGAGGGGGACAGCCATAATCACCATGGGGGatgctggggacactggcagCCCAGTGTGTCATGTTGTCAGTGTCTCAGGATGTCCCCTGGAGATGTGAGACAAGGGATTCAGCTGCTTAAACTGGGCTGGGCACTGCACGGAGCCGGGAGCTGGAAGCAGGAGGGTGGCCTGGGTGTGGGATAGAGGCAGTGagtgctgctggagggcaggaagagcTCCCTGGACATCTGAGATGTAGAGGGGGCTCCCAGTTAGCCACCAGAAATGCCCCATTTTCCCGGTGCTGCCAGAGGAGAGGCAGGTCCCAGGCACAGCCTCCCGGGCAGGAATAACTGATGGCTGGGCACTCTTCCCCTGGGAACCCCGGGGCCGTGCAGCCTGCTTGCACATGGAGCTGAGGGACTTTGGGACAATGAGGCTGGAGGTGGAAGCAGAGCCCTCCCAGCCGTGCTCTGCAATCTCCTCCCGTTGATGTATGAGGTTATTACGGAGCAGGGAGCCAGGGGAAGGGATGCTCGTCAAGCCACGGGGCTGCCACCTCCTGGGAAAGCTGCTGCCGGTGGGGAatgggaaggagctgcccaGTCCAGTCCCCTGGACTTCCCTCAGCACAAAGATGAACTGAAGAGTTGccttccccttcttcctcctctccctgctgtctATCACCCCCTCCCTTAGAGCCCTGCCCCATTCCATCCTTTCCCTGCAAACAGTGATGCATCTTCACCCACTTCCATCCCTCCTCCCCCTCACAGATCAGCAGGATGCAGATGACCCAGCAACATAGTTGGGTTTCACTGGTTTTATTTCCCATAATATTTCTCCAGGACCAACCAaccctcagctccagctccccttttccccctggCTCCTGGCAAAGCTCTCTGAGGGCAGCAGcttgagcacagcctggctcctgggttgtttttttggttggttttttttttttttttttttttttttttgacagtgaGCCTGTTGCTGTCCCTGTTGTGGATGGCAAATCTGTAGGTAGGTGAGCTCCACCCAGTGCATTTCTAGCCACCTCCCACCCTGATTCTGGGaatgtccccctgtccccatcccacatGCCCTGCActggatgggtttgggatgctCCAGCTCTGTGGCTGCTGGTATTCATCCACCCCAGAGCATTGGAGGAGCCAGACCTGGATCTGGTTTGCCCTTAAGGTAATGTTTTCCCATGTCCTTCCCTTTCACTGCTGATCTCCCCACTTTTAAAACCCAGTTATCCCAAGTCTTCCATCCTTCTCCTTGTCCTCCAGGCTCTTGCCCTCGGGTGAACATTGTGTCCTCAACATTTGCAACCAACACAAATAACAATAAACTTCTACTTGGCTGTTTTCTTTAccattagtttttattttcttgttatcCAGAtgacttttccatttttccctcGCCACGGCGGAGCAGGGCGCCCGTGGAGATGAGCGGGGAGCGCAGCAGTGCGAGCCCAGCCGTGCTGATGCCGGGTTTTCCTTGACAGCTAATTTCCATTCCCAGTATCAGGGGGTCTGCTCCAGTAATTGGCATGCAGATTGTGTCCGGTGGGCCTGTTAGACATGAGCAAAGGCTCTGCTGCTTGGAATAAGCCAACCCCAGGCTGATGGATGGGGTGTAAGGAGGTCATGGGGAGAGAGAATTTCCAGATGCCCACATGCACACACCTGAGAAATTTCCCATTGCATGCCCTCCCCCCATCCCTACTTTCCTTATCCAGCAAACTCTAATCTATCATATTTCATTGAGACAAATCCTGCTCCGTTTCtctgttttcccctttttccctctAAGGGAAATGTGATGGAACCTGCTCCTGGATTTAATGAGAAGATGGTGCAGCGTAGCAGGAATTAAAGCGGTGCCATGCTTCATTAGCACTTGGGGATCACATGGAGCAGCCCAGATGTTAATTACACTTTGGGAATTAATTGGTATAAGGCATTCCTCTCCTCTATCATCCGTAATCCGGTGGGTGTGTGAGGACTTCTGGAAGCAGAGAGCTCCAGGCtggtgtctgtctgtccgtccccCCTCCTCAGCCTGCCTGGCACCGGCTGTGACTGAGGGACACTGGCTGGTTTGGAAATTTTGAAGTCACCTTCATTTCCATCCCCTTGGTGGCCAAGGACCTGCTGtaatttttccctcttttccttcctgtgcCACTCTCCTCCAAAATttgttctgcagctgctgggggaaggaggtcTGGATGGGATGGGGCAATGGTGGGAGGTGGCACTGTGTTGAAGGAGGAAAGAGCATTCCCCTTAGAGCTGGTCATCCCCAGTGGGTTCTAGGACATCCTGGTCCTTTCTCTTGCTCCTTGAACTGTCCTTGCTGgcccatcccttccctccagctctGGAGGCAGACAGGGGAGCCTTAATCTGCCCccacagcacctctgctgctgAAATCTCACCAGTTGTCCCAGGCCAACAGTCTCcactttcttcccttttccaaaAACCTTGGGCTCAGCCTGACAAAATGCAAAAGCTGAGGGGGGTGTTATTTTGCCAGAGGACAGAAACGATATGGTTGGAAATGAAGGATGCTGTGGCAGTAGAGACAGCCACAATACACAGAGCATCACCACACAATTTCAGAAATCTCCAAcccatacagagtaacacctcttcagaaggctgcaagggtctgcccttcttgttctttgGCCCAACCTTTTATCCCCTCATGTTGAtgcagtgcccctgtgtgccctctgctccctttggtggttgctcagtgcccctgggcactccatggctcattgtgtcagtgctgctcacctgctgctcacagctgtgcccatggggatgaggctgggcccATCCCAATCACTACAAGCTGTGTACCTACAGAATATTCCTCTGAATGCTGCCAATTTGTTCCTTTCCTGAGCTGGCTGGTGGTGGCCCAGTGTGGGGCATGGATGTCTCTGTGATGGAGCAGCACATCTGTGGGATCTGGCCTGGAATTCACTGCACAGCCCCAGTGGGACACTCAAACTCAGCTCTGCTCCCGCCCCAAACTGCTCCCAGGCCCTGGCAGTGGGACACAGCCACTATAACCAGCCAAGGCTCCtattttccctcctcttcctgAGGTCCTCAGGGCTTTGTGGGTCTTCCCTTGGTGTTGCTGGTGCTGCTTGGTCTCAAGGTGTCAGCACCTTGATGCATATTGTTCTGCAGCAAAGATCACTCCTGAATGAGAGCCACTGTCCCTTccttcccatccctgggagggcTCAAAAGGATGTGACAAAACAGAGCAATTCAAGGCCACTTGGTAGgagttaaagaaaaataatattttcaaaactgcaaaattaatgtttttggTGTTGGATGGAGAAAGGAGATGTTTAatccttttgtttaaaatttcttGATTTTAGTTCTAGATTTTTGGGTTAGAGTTGggcttggctgtgctggggtgcTTTTTGGGACTTTTAGGggacttttccaacctaagCAATTCtataattccatgattttgcAATTCCATGAGTCTTGATTCCATGAGTCTATGGTCTATGATTCTATCCTTCCATGATTCTGTGGCTCAGGGCAGCACTTCATTGCCATCTGGTTCTGTTGGAGCCCTGCCACTTCAGATCCTGCATTTCCCACCATCTGCTCACTGAACCCAAGTCCTTGAATGAGGAATTCAGCCTCCACCTCAACCCCTGCCTGGGCAGTCTGAAGATTCTCCCCAGTGACTGCAATCCCCACTTTGGTTTTGACAAAAACTCTTTCCAGGTGTGGTTCTTTCCTCTGTTTTATATGTGATCCACCCCGTGCATTCCCTGTTGGCCCTGGCTGAGCTGTGGTTTCAGAATGCTCCTTCcatcctgctctgagcctgtgggtgatgccttgtgaaggctgacctcGAGCAGAGGCTAGACACAGTTAAACCATAAAGTCGGGATTTAATAGGAGGCCTCAGTGGATACACATTAGGCACAAAATGGTCACAAcatctctcacttttataagttctggttCATTTccatattggagttaattgtccaattagCTTTAGGTTGtgaagtcccatcctgcttgtttttctctcttcagcccatgttgtttgtgctcttgggcctgagatttggatcatttgtccttggtccccagctggagaaggaattgttttgtctccctgctctaTGCAGAGACCTCATCATCCCCTAATATGGAGCTCAGACCCAcccactaaagcagcacagagtctgaaaagtataaaagctaaagcctgaggcatcatggggAAAAAGTCTGGCCCAAATCTGGGCggggagagctggagctggtTTGTGTCTCTCACACACAGATGTTCTGGAGACTCCATCACTGTCACACGTGTCCTGTCACCCGGAGGTGGCCATGGCTGGCCGTGCCCGTGAGTGTGAgtggtgctggaggagggagCTGCATCTCCAGGATGTCTGCACGGCCCTGAGGGATGCTGGCACCCCAAATGGGGCTCTGAGGTCCCCTAGAATTGCAGAGGAGAGGGCAGGAGAGGAGGCAAAGGGGGAGAGGGCACTTCCCAGGGCTCCGTCCTTCCCTttgccagagcccagcagagggCAATAGAAGCAAATGGAAGAGACGAGACCTTGCGAGGGATGTGAGCAGATTCCCAGGCAGAGCGACCTGGAAGCGGAGGGATGTGCAGGAGGATGTACAGGCAGAGGGATGGGCAAGAGTGGGGACGGTGCGCCCGGAACGCTGcgcagggagcagggctgggggcggGTGCTGAAGGAGCAAAACAGCAAATGAAGCTTATTTTGGTAGCAGTTAAAGCAAACCGATGCTTTCCTAACTCCTAAATTCAGTGCTTTAGAGTTgaatggagaaggaaagggaaatatttaACCCTTTTGTTTAAACTTTCTGGATTTTATGT includes the following:
- the CRYGS gene encoding gamma-crystallin S, coding for MSRAGTKVTFYEDKNFLGRYYECDSDCPDFHSYLSRCNSIRVDGGTWVAYERPNYAGNMYVLSHGEYPDYHHWMGLNDRLGSCKYIQIPSGGRGHIQVFEKGDFGGQMFEATEDCPSIMEEWHMREVHACRVLEGVWVFYEHPNYRGRQYVLPKGEYHKPVEWGAASPAVQSFRSISE